Proteins encoded in a region of the Saccharothrix ecbatanensis genome:
- the pcaC gene encoding 4-carboxymuconolactone decarboxylase codes for MRVRREVLGDEHVDRAVAGTDAFTADFQDFITRYAWGEVWARPGLDRRVRSCITLAMLAALGHEQELAMHVRAALRNGLTADEIKEVLLQVGVYAGVPAANRAFAVAQPILNSA; via the coding sequence ATGCGGGTGCGGCGGGAAGTGCTCGGTGATGAGCACGTGGACCGGGCGGTGGCGGGGACCGACGCGTTCACGGCGGATTTCCAGGACTTCATCACCCGGTACGCGTGGGGTGAGGTGTGGGCGCGTCCGGGTTTGGACCGACGGGTGCGGTCGTGCATCACGTTGGCCATGCTGGCGGCGCTCGGGCATGAGCAGGAGTTGGCGATGCACGTGCGCGCGGCGTTGCGGAACGGGCTGACGGCGGACGAGATCAAGGAAGTGCTGTTGCAGGTGGGGGTCTACGCGGGAGTGCCGGCGGCGAACCGGGCTTTCGCCGTGGCCCAACCGATCCTGAACAGCGCTTAG
- a CDS encoding phage holin family protein, with amino-acid sequence MSSAETRVPHTRMPEAGATAVPPTGEEPSLGELVGELTEDLSRLMRQELELAKAEIRQEAGKAGKAAGMLGAAGFAGYMTAVLLSLALVFALASFIGLGWATLVVAVLWAVAGAILFSAGRSRLRKVSPKPERTVETLKEDAEWARHPTK; translated from the coding sequence ATGTCCAGCGCTGAGACCCGTGTGCCGCACACGCGCATGCCCGAGGCGGGCGCGACCGCGGTGCCACCGACCGGCGAGGAGCCGTCGCTCGGGGAACTCGTCGGTGAGCTGACCGAGGACCTGTCGCGGTTGATGCGCCAGGAACTCGAACTCGCCAAGGCCGAGATCCGGCAGGAGGCCGGCAAGGCGGGCAAGGCGGCGGGGATGCTGGGCGCGGCCGGGTTCGCGGGCTACATGACCGCGGTCCTGCTCAGCCTGGCGCTCGTGTTCGCTTTGGCGTCGTTCATAGGCTTGGGCTGGGCCACGCTGGTGGTGGCGGTCCTGTGGGCCGTCGCCGGGGCCATCTTGTTCTCCGCCGGTCGGTCGCGGCTGCGCAAGGTGTCGCCCAAGCCGGAACGCACCGTCGAAACGTTGAAGGAGGACGCGGAATGGGCACGTCACCCGACGAAATAA
- the pcaB gene encoding 3-carboxy-cis,cis-muconate cycloisomerase: MKPSSSTSEHGGRSPGGAARSLWGTLFTDPDVEAETSDRAWLRAMLDFERALAIVQARAGIVTEEAARMVVTAIDVGHYDPVALGEGALTSGTPVVPLVRAIGAHVTAEGRAAVHNGATSQDVLDTALSLVAYRALGPVLDGLRGVAAECERLARRHRDTLIAGRTLAQHALPTTFGLKCAGWLVAVDEAEAVLARVRTHRLAVQFGGAAGTLAAVPSGGDLTGQLAAELGLAAPLIPWHTNRTRVAELACALGEASGVLAKIAQDVVLLAQTEVAEVAEADGGTSSAMPHKHNPVRAVLVTACTRRVPGLVSTVLSAMAQEHERAAGAWHSEWQTVTELLRLVGGAVRGTRELLSRLVVDAGRMRRNLDLTGGLLMAENVAVRLTGRIGRSEAQDLVAEVCRTAVASGQPLRAALLADLRIGLSEQEIDDALDPAGYVGSAGEFVDRALAAHRGRGRP; encoded by the coding sequence ATGAAACCGTCTTCTTCGACCTCTGAGCACGGCGGCCGGTCGCCCGGCGGCGCCGCCCGCTCGCTCTGGGGCACGCTGTTCACCGATCCGGACGTCGAGGCCGAGACCTCCGACCGGGCGTGGCTGCGCGCCATGCTGGACTTCGAGCGCGCCCTGGCCATCGTGCAGGCCAGGGCGGGCATCGTGACCGAGGAGGCCGCCCGGATGGTGGTCACGGCCATCGACGTCGGGCACTACGACCCGGTGGCCCTCGGCGAGGGCGCGCTCACGTCCGGCACGCCCGTGGTGCCGCTGGTCCGGGCGATCGGCGCGCACGTCACCGCCGAGGGGCGTGCGGCCGTGCACAACGGCGCGACCAGCCAGGACGTGCTGGACACGGCGTTGTCGCTGGTCGCCTACCGGGCGCTCGGGCCGGTCCTGGACGGGCTGCGCGGCGTCGCGGCCGAGTGCGAACGGCTCGCCCGGCGGCACCGGGACACGTTGATCGCCGGCCGCACGTTGGCGCAGCACGCGCTGCCGACCACGTTCGGGCTGAAGTGCGCCGGGTGGCTGGTCGCGGTGGACGAGGCCGAAGCCGTGCTGGCGCGGGTGCGCACGCACCGGTTGGCGGTGCAGTTCGGTGGCGCTGCCGGGACGTTGGCCGCGGTGCCCTCGGGTGGCGACCTGACCGGTCAGTTGGCCGCCGAACTGGGACTGGCCGCGCCGTTGATCCCGTGGCACACCAACCGGACGAGGGTCGCGGAGCTGGCGTGCGCGCTGGGTGAGGCGTCCGGCGTGCTGGCCAAGATCGCGCAGGACGTGGTGCTGCTGGCGCAGACCGAGGTCGCGGAGGTGGCGGAGGCGGACGGTGGCACGTCGTCCGCCATGCCGCACAAACACAATCCGGTGCGTGCGGTGCTGGTGACGGCGTGCACGCGCCGGGTGCCGGGGCTGGTGTCCACGGTGCTGTCGGCGATGGCTCAGGAGCACGAGCGCGCGGCGGGGGCGTGGCACAGCGAGTGGCAGACCGTGACCGAGTTGCTGCGGCTGGTCGGCGGGGCGGTGCGCGGGACGCGTGAGCTGTTGTCCCGGCTCGTGGTCGATGCCGGGCGGATGCGCCGCAACCTGGACCTGACCGGTGGGCTGCTGATGGCCGAGAACGTGGCCGTGCGGCTGACCGGGCGTATCGGGCGGTCCGAGGCGCAGGACCTGGTGGCGGAGGTGTGCCGGACGGCGGTGGCGTCCGGTCAGCCGTTGCGCGCCGCGTTGCTGGCGGACCTGCGGATCGGGTTGTCGGAGCAGGAGATCGACGACGCGCTGGACCCGGCCGGGTACGTCGGCAGCGCGGGGGAGTTCGTGGACCGCGCCCTCGCGGCGCATCGGGGAAGGGGGCGGCCGTGA
- a CDS encoding SAM-dependent methyltransferase: MERSEIFDIAHLRHPIAAPVAPQQLRELVGWLRPSDGARAVDLGCGEGEWLQALLLAHPGITGVGIDHMLPASAAGRAGERGLSDRVRWIETDAATWADGVFDVVLCVGASHAFGRLEDMLVAVRRHLRPGGQALIGDSIWESSPSASALAALEVSADAYPDLAGFVRAIREHGFEPSYGHVSTLAEWDDYQFSWTGSLVDWAVREASTPEDRDQALAVAREHREAWLSGARRELGFATFVLHDVAAAGARD; this comes from the coding sequence GTGGAGCGCTCCGAGATCTTCGACATTGCCCACCTGCGCCATCCGATCGCGGCGCCAGTGGCGCCCCAGCAGCTACGCGAACTGGTCGGCTGGCTGCGCCCAAGCGACGGCGCCCGCGCCGTCGACCTCGGGTGCGGAGAGGGCGAGTGGCTGCAGGCGTTGCTGCTTGCCCACCCCGGGATCACGGGCGTAGGGATAGACCACATGCTCCCGGCCTCTGCCGCCGGGCGTGCCGGCGAGCGGGGGCTGAGCGACCGTGTGCGCTGGATCGAAACGGATGCCGCCACCTGGGCCGACGGGGTCTTCGACGTGGTGCTGTGCGTCGGTGCGAGCCACGCCTTCGGCCGGCTGGAGGACATGCTGGTCGCTGTCCGGCGGCATCTGCGCCCCGGCGGCCAAGCGCTGATCGGCGACAGCATCTGGGAAAGCTCCCCATCGGCCTCTGCGCTGGCGGCGCTCGAGGTTTCTGCCGACGCTTATCCCGACCTCGCCGGCTTCGTGCGAGCCATCCGTGAGCACGGGTTCGAGCCGTCGTACGGGCACGTAAGCACGTTGGCCGAGTGGGACGACTACCAGTTCAGTTGGACCGGGTCGCTCGTCGACTGGGCCGTACGGGAGGCCTCGACGCCGGAGGATCGCGACCAGGCGCTTGCCGTTGCCCGTGAGCATCGCGAGGCCTGGCTGAGCGGCGCGCGACGCGAGCTTGGGTTCGCCACCTTCGTCCTGCACGACGTCGCCGCCGCCGGCGCGCGCGACTGA
- a CDS encoding SDR family NAD(P)-dependent oxidoreductase, translating into MTGLLTDKVALVTGASGGIGHGIAVRFAQAGAAVVVHGHRGDVRALVAEITTAGGRATGLRADLSSVDECRRLVREAASWRGRLDAVVNCVGVQPVQELSDMTDAQWRAVVDVNLTSAFSCTQAAVEVLPEGGSVTHIASIEGLQPAAGHAHYSASKAALIMYARSAALEYGPRGIRVNTVSPGLIERPGLAEDWPDGVERWTRAVPMGRLGRPEDVGDACVFLASPMASWITGNNLVVDGGITARPTW; encoded by the coding sequence GTGACAGGACTTCTCACGGACAAGGTCGCGCTCGTCACCGGGGCCAGTGGGGGCATCGGGCACGGCATCGCGGTGCGGTTCGCGCAGGCCGGGGCGGCGGTGGTCGTGCACGGGCATCGGGGTGACGTGCGGGCGCTCGTCGCGGAGATCACTACGGCGGGTGGTCGGGCGACCGGCTTGCGGGCCGACCTCTCGTCCGTGGACGAGTGCCGTCGGCTGGTGCGCGAGGCGGCGTCTTGGCGTGGGCGGTTGGACGCGGTGGTCAACTGCGTGGGCGTGCAGCCGGTGCAGGAGCTGTCGGACATGACGGACGCGCAGTGGCGTGCGGTGGTGGACGTGAATCTGACCAGCGCGTTCTCCTGCACCCAGGCCGCCGTCGAGGTGCTGCCGGAAGGTGGGTCGGTCACCCACATCGCCTCCATCGAAGGCCTCCAGCCCGCCGCCGGGCACGCGCACTACAGCGCGTCGAAGGCTGCTCTCATCATGTACGCCCGGTCGGCCGCCCTGGAGTACGGGCCGCGGGGCATCCGCGTCAACACCGTGTCGCCCGGTTTGATCGAGCGACCGGGATTGGCCGAAGACTGGCCGGACGGGGTCGAGCGGTGGACCAGGGCCGTGCCGATGGGTCGCCTCGGTCGACCCGAGGACGTCGGTGACGCCTGCGTTTTCCTGGCCTCGCCGATGGCGTCGTGGATCACCGGGAACAACCTGGTCGTGGACGGTGGGATCACCGCCCGACCGACCTGGTGA
- a CDS encoding nucleoside-diphosphate kinase, which translates to MTPGPVIDLDPGDQEWVGLTRSARKRELFTEDLYFREAWADAVSVFGDRTTAVMGEVALLNFKCDGLIGRRIGATLDFLSTNGFQVVGVSPMRHNRHSMRELWRYNWHVYTVDRLALTTVMHAATDTMLLILRDTRYDGVVPGSVRLADMKGSANPAGRDPDSLRSVLRPPNQVINFVHVADEPADIVREVGIFLDRAQRRELFALVRDRFTTGADEEAAALRVKLEAEYPENDFDIAKALLRVERTGSVSAADMAELRAAVDGGEPLGWDRLRAIFPPDSPVDRWDFVMIATDTMVPERTGVVDLLPAGSRAEWAGP; encoded by the coding sequence ATGACCCCCGGCCCGGTGATCGACCTGGACCCCGGTGACCAGGAGTGGGTCGGGCTCACCCGGTCGGCCCGCAAGCGCGAGCTCTTCACCGAGGACCTGTACTTCAGGGAGGCCTGGGCGGACGCCGTGAGCGTCTTCGGGGACCGCACCACCGCCGTCATGGGCGAGGTGGCGCTGTTGAACTTCAAGTGCGACGGGCTGATCGGCCGCCGGATAGGCGCCACGCTGGATTTCCTGTCCACCAACGGCTTCCAGGTCGTCGGCGTCTCACCCATGCGGCACAACCGGCACTCCATGCGGGAGCTGTGGCGCTACAACTGGCACGTCTACACGGTCGACCGGCTGGCGCTGACGACCGTGATGCACGCCGCCACCGACACCATGCTGCTGATCCTGCGCGACACCCGCTACGACGGCGTGGTGCCCGGATCGGTGCGGCTGGCGGACATGAAGGGCTCGGCGAACCCGGCCGGCCGTGACCCGGACAGCCTGCGTTCGGTGTTGCGGCCACCCAACCAGGTGATCAACTTCGTGCACGTCGCCGACGAGCCCGCCGACATCGTCCGCGAGGTCGGCATCTTCCTCGACCGGGCGCAACGGCGTGAGCTGTTCGCCCTGGTGCGCGACCGGTTCACCACGGGCGCGGACGAGGAGGCCGCGGCGCTGCGCGTGAAGCTGGAAGCCGAGTACCCCGAGAACGACTTCGACATCGCCAAGGCGCTGCTGCGCGTCGAACGGACCGGCTCGGTGAGCGCCGCGGACATGGCCGAGCTCCGTGCCGCGGTCGACGGGGGAGAGCCGCTGGGCTGGGACCGGCTGCGGGCGATCTTCCCGCCGGACTCGCCGGTGGACCGGTGGGACTTCGTGATGATCGCGACCGACACGATGGTCCCCGAGCGCACGGGCGTGGTCGACCTGCTCCCGGCCGGCAGCCGCGCGGAGTGGGCCGGACCGTGA
- the pcaG gene encoding protocatechuate 3,4-dioxygenase subunit alpha, producing the protein MSELQVKPLQTTPSQTVGPFFSFGLVWEDGPYVVPEGTPGAFRIEGTVFDGAGVPVPDAVIETWQADQDGRFDHPDDPRGPVRWKDFRGFGRSATDPVGGYSLLTVKPGPLPVIGGGLEAPHLNVSVFSRGMLVRLVTRIYFPDEEANTADPVLTSIDPARRATLVAESAPHGYRFDIHLQGEHETVFFDL; encoded by the coding sequence ATGAGTGAACTTCAGGTGAAGCCTCTTCAGACGACGCCGTCGCAGACCGTCGGCCCGTTCTTCTCGTTCGGCCTGGTGTGGGAGGACGGACCGTACGTCGTTCCCGAAGGCACGCCCGGCGCGTTCCGCATCGAAGGCACGGTGTTCGACGGCGCGGGCGTGCCGGTGCCGGACGCGGTGATCGAGACCTGGCAGGCCGACCAGGACGGCCGGTTCGACCACCCCGACGACCCGCGCGGACCGGTGCGCTGGAAGGATTTCCGCGGCTTCGGGCGCAGTGCCACCGACCCCGTGGGCGGGTATTCGCTGCTGACCGTCAAGCCCGGTCCACTGCCGGTGATCGGCGGCGGACTGGAGGCACCCCACCTCAACGTGTCCGTGTTCAGCCGGGGCATGCTGGTGCGACTGGTCACCCGCATCTACTTCCCCGACGAGGAGGCCAACACCGCGGACCCGGTCCTGACCTCGATCGACCCCGCCAGGCGGGCCACGCTCGTCGCCGAGAGCGCTCCGCACGGCTACCGCTTCGACATCCACCTGCAAGGGGAGCATGAAACCGTCTTCTTCGACCTCTGA
- a CDS encoding DUF3618 domain-containing protein, translating into MGTSPDEIRHDIDRTRAELVADANRIVDHTRPRNIAQRRVDRVRHGMSSLKERVMGTVPESASTMQHRAAGMASTAGERTRDVASTMGDRAHDAASTVGGRAHDAASTVGDKAQHAASTMSDKAQHAAQAVQTAPEQARQQARGNPLAAGLIAFGAGALVATLIPATRAEQDAVRELGDRASGAIEPVKEAVTESAQKLKDEAGTMVGEATGQVKQVAQDAKQTTVDQAKGSAHEVTDHARESGQQVKHEARNQY; encoded by the coding sequence ATGGGCACGTCACCCGACGAAATAAGGCACGACATCGACCGGACCCGTGCCGAGCTGGTCGCCGACGCCAACCGGATCGTCGACCACACCAGGCCGCGCAACATCGCCCAGCGCCGGGTGGACCGGGTGCGGCACGGCATGAGCAGTTTGAAGGAGCGAGTCATGGGCACGGTTCCGGAGAGCGCCTCCACGATGCAGCACCGTGCGGCGGGCATGGCGTCCACCGCCGGTGAGCGCACGAGGGACGTCGCGTCCACCATGGGCGACCGCGCCCACGACGCCGCGTCCACGGTCGGAGGGCGTGCGCACGACGCCGCCTCGACCGTCGGTGACAAGGCGCAGCACGCTGCGTCCACGATGAGCGACAAGGCACAGCACGCCGCCCAAGCCGTCCAGACGGCGCCCGAGCAGGCACGCCAACAGGCCCGCGGCAACCCGCTGGCGGCGGGTTTGATCGCGTTCGGCGCAGGTGCGTTGGTGGCGACCCTGATCCCGGCGACCCGAGCCGAGCAGGACGCCGTCCGGGAGCTCGGCGACCGTGCGAGCGGCGCCATCGAGCCGGTGAAGGAAGCCGTCACCGAGTCCGCGCAGAAGCTGAAGGACGAGGCGGGCACCATGGTCGGCGAGGCGACGGGCCAGGTGAAGCAGGTGGCCCAGGACGCCAAGCAGACCACCGTGGACCAGGCGAAGGGTTCGGCCCACGAGGTGACCGACCACGCCCGTGAGTCTGGTCAGCAGGTCAAGCACGAAGCAAGGAACCAGTACTAG
- a CDS encoding CoA transferase subunit A codes for MAAIAPLADAVAHVVRDGDTVAFEGFTHLIPFAAGHEVIRQGRRDLTLVRMTPDVLYDQLIGAGCARKLVFSWGGNPGVGSLHRFRDAVQHGWPRPLELEEHSHAGMANRYVAAASGLPFAVLRGYTGTDLPAQTANISSVTCPFTGEVLTAVAALRLDAAVVHAQRADRHGNVQLWGITGVQKEAVLAASRSLVTVEEIVDELEPRPGAVVLPSWVVDYVSVAPGGAHPSYAHDYSVRDNDFYQAWDEISRDRDRFAQWLEGVA; via the coding sequence ATGGCCGCCATCGCACCCCTCGCGGACGCCGTGGCACACGTCGTGCGTGACGGCGACACCGTGGCTTTCGAGGGGTTCACGCACCTGATCCCGTTCGCGGCGGGGCACGAGGTGATCCGGCAGGGCAGGCGCGACCTGACCCTGGTCCGGATGACCCCGGACGTGCTGTACGACCAGCTCATCGGGGCCGGCTGCGCACGGAAGCTGGTGTTCTCCTGGGGCGGCAACCCGGGCGTCGGCTCGCTGCACCGGTTCCGTGACGCGGTCCAGCACGGTTGGCCAAGGCCGCTGGAACTGGAGGAGCACAGCCACGCGGGCATGGCGAACCGGTACGTGGCGGCGGCGTCCGGGCTGCCGTTCGCGGTGCTGCGCGGCTACACCGGCACCGACCTGCCCGCCCAGACGGCCAACATCTCGTCGGTGACGTGCCCGTTCACGGGTGAGGTGCTGACCGCCGTCGCCGCGTTGCGCCTGGACGCCGCGGTGGTGCACGCGCAGCGGGCCGACCGGCACGGCAACGTGCAGCTGTGGGGGATCACCGGCGTGCAGAAGGAGGCCGTGCTGGCGGCTTCGCGTTCGCTGGTCACGGTCGAGGAGATCGTGGACGAGCTGGAGCCGCGGCCGGGCGCGGTGGTGCTGCCGTCGTGGGTGGTGGACTACGTGTCCGTGGCGCCGGGCGGGGCGCACCCGTCCTACGCGCACGACTACTCCGTGCGGGACAACGACTTCTACCAGGCGTGGGACGAGATCAGCCGCGATCGGGACCGGTTCGCGCAGTGGTTGGAGGGTGTCGCGTGA
- a CDS encoding DUF4331 family protein — MGAGLPAGEPKGRRDDLVEIFLTGITTKLGGPIKADLNSQVDNAEVDVRKFVPSEQLRLNISVAPAADPNRLGVLAQDNLGFPNGRRLSDDVLDIGLQALEGAAVNGVVEAPAAGDKVDANENAFEKKFPYVALPNNTAVNAGGAEVAIKPTAGGGGIPTAPLLSGLLAILLIGAGAWVLRHRAQQDSPTE, encoded by the coding sequence CTGGGTGCAGGTCTCCCGGCTGGGGAACCCAAGGGACGGCGGGACGACCTGGTGGAGATCTTCCTGACCGGCATCACCACGAAGCTCGGCGGACCGATCAAGGCCGACCTGAACTCGCAGGTCGACAACGCGGAAGTGGACGTGCGGAAGTTCGTGCCCTCCGAGCAGTTGCGGCTGAACATATCCGTGGCGCCGGCCGCCGACCCGAACCGGCTCGGCGTGCTGGCCCAGGACAACCTGGGCTTCCCGAACGGCCGCAGGCTGTCGGACGACGTGCTGGACATCGGGTTGCAGGCGCTGGAGGGCGCGGCGGTGAACGGCGTGGTCGAGGCGCCGGCCGCCGGTGACAAGGTCGACGCGAACGAGAACGCGTTCGAGAAGAAGTTCCCGTACGTGGCGCTGCCCAACAACACCGCGGTCAACGCCGGTGGGGCGGAGGTCGCGATCAAGCCGACAGCGGGCGGCGGCGGGATTCCGACCGCGCCCCTGTTGAGCGGACTACTCGCCATCCTGCTGATCGGCGCCGGTGCGTGGGTGTTGCGCCACCGCGCCCAGCAGGACTCCCCGACCGAGTAG
- a CDS encoding CoA-transferase subunit beta: MMTVAAARALRDGAVCFVGIGLPSTAANLARRTHAENLVLVYESGTIGAKPDRLPLSIGDGVLADTAVSVVGVPEIFNYWLQPGRIDVGFLGAAQLDRFGNINTTVIGGDYRNPGVRLPGAGGAPEIAASCREVVVVVRQTKRAFVERVDFVTSFGFGSGPGEREELGLTGAGPQLVITDLGVLRPDPRTCELVLTRLHPGVDPATVRERTGWDLKFADDLGRTEPPTERELAVLRELTR, translated from the coding sequence ATGATGACCGTCGCGGCGGCGCGGGCGTTGCGTGACGGCGCGGTGTGCTTCGTCGGCATCGGCCTGCCCAGCACCGCGGCCAACCTGGCCCGCCGCACGCACGCGGAGAACCTGGTGCTGGTGTACGAATCCGGCACGATCGGCGCGAAACCGGACCGGTTGCCGCTGTCCATCGGCGACGGCGTGCTGGCCGACACGGCGGTCAGCGTGGTGGGCGTGCCGGAGATCTTCAACTACTGGTTGCAGCCCGGCCGGATCGACGTCGGCTTCCTCGGCGCGGCCCAGCTCGACCGGTTCGGCAACATCAACACCACGGTCATCGGCGGCGACTACCGCAACCCCGGCGTCCGGCTGCCGGGAGCGGGTGGCGCGCCGGAGATCGCCGCGTCCTGCCGCGAGGTCGTCGTGGTGGTGCGGCAGACCAAGCGGGCGTTCGTCGAACGGGTCGACTTCGTGACGTCGTTCGGCTTCGGGTCCGGGCCGGGGGAGCGGGAGGAGCTGGGCCTGACCGGTGCGGGTCCTCAGCTCGTGATCACCGACCTGGGCGTGCTGCGGCCCGACCCCCGGACCTGCGAGCTGGTGCTCACGCGGCTGCACCCCGGTGTCGACCCGGCGACCGTGCGTGAGCGGACCGGGTGGGACCTGAAGTTCGCCGACGACCTGGGCCGCACCGAGCCGCCGACCGAGCGTGAACTCGCCGTGCTGCGCGAGCTGACCCGCTAG
- a CDS encoding maleylpyruvate isomerase family mycothiol-dependent enzyme produces MKPPTDAVAQAHRRLLQVIAHLTDAQVAEPSLLPGWTRGHVLAHLADAARARSRVVEHASRGELVDMWAPGERDAIIEATACRRAAEHRAATAEHSDRLERAWAGVEDWSPPTDPAVVDPVPAVFTRWRELWIHMIDLDLGVRPTEWSVEFSCHTIDILQPRLPDDVSVRATDVQRTWGSGTEVTGGVRDLAAWLAGRVPDELPVSAAPLPVLGPWPAYPARRAAPSQS; encoded by the coding sequence GTGAAGCCACCCACCGACGCCGTAGCGCAGGCCCATCGGCGTCTGCTCCAGGTGATCGCCCACCTCACCGACGCCCAGGTCGCGGAACCGTCGTTGCTGCCGGGGTGGACGCGTGGTCACGTGCTGGCCCACCTCGCGGACGCCGCTCGGGCTCGCAGTCGCGTTGTGGAACACGCGTCGCGCGGCGAGCTGGTCGACATGTGGGCGCCGGGCGAACGGGACGCGATCATCGAGGCCACGGCGTGCCGGCGCGCAGCTGAGCACCGTGCCGCCACGGCCGAGCACTCGGACCGGCTGGAGCGGGCGTGGGCGGGTGTCGAGGACTGGTCGCCGCCGACCGATCCCGCTGTCGTCGACCCGGTACCGGCCGTGTTCACGCGCTGGCGCGAGTTGTGGATCCACATGATCGACCTCGACCTGGGCGTCCGCCCCACCGAGTGGAGCGTCGAGTTCTCCTGCCACACCATCGACATCCTGCAACCGCGTCTGCCCGACGACGTTTCGGTGCGCGCGACCGATGTTCAGCGGACGTGGGGGAGCGGTACGGAGGTGACCGGCGGTGTCCGTGACCTCGCCGCCTGGCTCGCCGGACGCGTTCCCGATGAGCTGCCCGTGTCCGCCGCGCCGCTGCCGGTGCTCGGCCCGTGGCCCGCGTACCCAGCCCGTCGTGCGGCTCCTTCACAGTCCTGA
- the pcaH gene encoding protocatechuate 3,4-dioxygenase subunit beta — MPTYRQDTASHPPVRFPEYRSNVPRAPHRPFVLLPQRLGEITGPLLGEGRVGPNDNDLTLGHDGEPQGQRIIVSGRVLDGDGRPVAGTLVEAWQANAAGRYRHDADRHPAPLDPNFTGVGRTITDADGRYSFTTIHPGAYPWRNHDNAWRPAHIHFSLFGTAFTQRLITQMYFPGDPLFAQDPIFNSVRDPKAREAMVARFDLDTTVSEWALGYQWDIVLRGKNPTPLEEEDDDE, encoded by the coding sequence GTGCCGACCTATCGGCAAGACACCGCGTCGCACCCACCGGTGCGGTTCCCCGAATACCGGTCCAACGTGCCCCGCGCGCCGCACCGGCCGTTCGTGCTGCTGCCGCAGCGGCTGGGCGAGATCACCGGCCCGCTGCTCGGCGAGGGACGCGTCGGCCCGAACGACAACGACCTGACCCTCGGCCACGACGGCGAGCCGCAGGGCCAGCGGATCATCGTGTCCGGCCGGGTGCTGGACGGTGACGGGCGGCCGGTCGCGGGCACGTTGGTAGAGGCGTGGCAGGCCAACGCGGCCGGCCGGTACCGGCACGACGCCGACCGCCACCCCGCGCCGCTCGACCCGAACTTCACCGGCGTCGGCCGCACGATCACCGACGCGGACGGCCGCTACTCGTTCACCACCATCCACCCCGGCGCGTACCCGTGGCGCAACCACGACAACGCCTGGCGGCCCGCGCACATCCACTTCTCGCTGTTCGGGACCGCGTTCACCCAGCGGTTGATCACCCAGATGTACTTCCCCGGCGACCCGCTGTTCGCCCAGGACCCGATCTTCAACTCGGTCCGCGACCCCAAGGCCCGGGAAGCGATGGTGGCCCGGTTCGACCTGGACACCACCGTGTCCGAGTGGGCGCTCGGCTACCAGTGGGACATCGTGCTGCGGGGCAAGAACCCCACGCCGCTTGAAGAGGAGGACGACGATGAGTGA
- the pcaD gene encoding 3-oxoadipate enol-lactonase translates to MKPYYELSGPSDAPVVVLGNSLGTTTALWERQLPVLHQRFRVLRYDHRGHGGSPAPAGPYRIDDLADDVLELLDALGLARVSYCGVSMGGMVGMWLAGHAPERIERLVLCCTAATFDSFQPWVDRAAAVRSSGTGSIAPAAVGRWFTPEFRERSPEVVASFEAGLSEVDDEGYAACCDALAALDLRSVLPAIEAPTVVISGEDDQATPMECGRLIAEAIPGAAYRVVPGAHLANVESHEEVSAILEAHL, encoded by the coding sequence GTGAAGCCGTACTACGAGTTGAGCGGGCCTTCGGACGCGCCGGTGGTCGTCCTGGGGAACTCGCTCGGCACCACGACGGCGTTGTGGGAGCGCCAGTTGCCGGTGCTGCACCAGCGTTTCCGGGTGTTGCGCTACGACCACCGCGGTCACGGGGGCAGTCCGGCCCCGGCGGGTCCGTACCGGATCGACGACCTCGCCGACGACGTGCTGGAGCTGTTGGACGCGCTGGGGTTGGCGAGGGTGTCGTACTGCGGGGTGTCGATGGGCGGGATGGTCGGCATGTGGCTGGCCGGGCACGCGCCGGAGCGCATCGAGCGGTTGGTGTTGTGCTGCACGGCGGCTACGTTCGACAGTTTTCAGCCGTGGGTGGACCGGGCTGCGGCCGTGCGTTCTTCCGGGACCGGGTCGATCGCACCTGCCGCCGTCGGCCGGTGGTTCACTCCGGAGTTCCGTGAGCGGTCGCCCGAGGTGGTGGCCTCCTTCGAGGCCGGTCTGTCCGAAGTGGATGACGAAGGGTACGCGGCTTGCTGTGACGCGTTGGCGGCACTGGACTTGAGGTCGGTGCTGCCCGCGATCGAAGCGCCGACCGTGGTGATTTCGGGGGAGGACGACCAGGCCACGCCGATGGAGTGCGGGCGCCTCATCGCCGAGGCGATACCGGGTGCTGCTTATCGGGTGGTTCCGGGGGCGCACTTGGCGAACGTCGAGTCGCACGAAGAGGTCTCGGCGATCCTGGAGGCGCACCTGTGA